One Thalassospira marina DNA window includes the following coding sequences:
- a CDS encoding DUF2497 domain-containing protein has product MEDILQSIRKILADEGEDEKKEPAKPKPAPAPEPEPEPEVFDEPEDDFDELVLEDEPEELVLDDDEPEPLDLDDDEEEMELEPEGMDLDDMLDFEEQVEDEPEPEPEPIAEEPRRPMPAFYEQEDDDEPALISGMTESSAAGSMTELAQAVARKRAIGLGINAGHATLEDLVRDMLRPILKEWLDENLPYMIERLVKKEIERIVSRAEDL; this is encoded by the coding sequence ATGGAGGACATCCTTCAGTCTATCCGCAAAATTCTTGCGGATGAGGGTGAGGATGAGAAAAAGGAACCGGCAAAACCAAAGCCGGCACCGGCCCCGGAGCCTGAACCTGAGCCAGAGGTTTTTGACGAGCCGGAAGATGACTTCGACGAACTGGTTCTGGAAGATGAACCAGAAGAGCTGGTGCTTGACGACGACGAACCGGAACCTCTTGATCTTGACGATGATGAAGAGGAAATGGAACTTGAGCCGGAAGGTATGGACCTTGACGACATGCTTGATTTTGAAGAGCAGGTCGAAGATGAGCCGGAACCCGAGCCCGAACCCATTGCCGAAGAACCGCGTCGTCCGATGCCCGCTTTTTACGAGCAGGAAGATGATGACGAACCTGCCCTGATTTCGGGCATGACGGAATCCTCGGCTGCTGGCAGCATGACCGAACTTGCTCAGGCGGTTGCGCGCAAACGCGCCATCGGGCTCGGGATCAATGCCGGCCACGCCACACTGGAAGATCTGGTGCGCGATATGTTGCGCCCGATTTTGAAAGAGTGGCTGGACGAGAATTTGCCCTATATGATCGAGCGCCTTGTGAAAAAGGAAATCGAGCGGATTGTGAGCCGCGCCGAAGACCTTTAG
- a CDS encoding antibiotic biosynthesis monooxygenase family protein: MPLSRLPSPPYYAVIFASVRTDEDDEGYGITATEMSHLAAEQEGYLGQDSTARDGEGMGITVSYWRDEASIHAWKKQLDHTAARNMGREKWYKSYTLRVARVERAYDFDRPEQA; this comes from the coding sequence ATGCCGCTTTCCCGTTTGCCATCGCCCCCGTATTACGCCGTTATTTTTGCATCGGTCCGCACCGATGAAGATGATGAAGGTTATGGCATTACGGCCACGGAAATGAGCCATCTTGCAGCAGAGCAGGAAGGGTATTTAGGCCAGGATTCCACGGCACGCGATGGTGAAGGCATGGGCATTACCGTTTCCTACTGGCGTGATGAGGCATCGATCCATGCCTGGAAAAAGCAGCTTGATCACACCGCTGCGCGCAATATGGGCCGCGAGAAATGGTATAAAAGCTATACGCTGCGTGTCGCCCGCGTTGAACGCGCCTATGATTTTGACCGGCCGGAACAGGCCTGA
- a CDS encoding methyl-accepting chemotaxis protein translates to MRDTGPVTNREIEMEDGSILVSRTDTGGKIVFANKDFVEISGFSESELIGSAHNIVRHRDMPKEAFANLWSTIKAGRPWQGIVKNRCKNGDHYWVRANVTPVVNDGKVVGYISIRTKPTVEQKREAEQTYADLRNNAGNNVALDDGQIVPDGFGARVKNYISSIRGSLTLAFGSMVILMAAIGGFGIWAEQNTESHLVDVYEKRVKPLNLLKEVSDDYAVFIVDAAHKVNNGNFDWDTGLKGIEAAQDRIHSNIATYSSQELGPREQTIVSKITGMMTSADALAKKLEDSFRAKDKPALKALVEQQLYQTIDPLTAAIGELANLQTELTEERVARAESNFYSAITVNIVLLGIAIALTLLYGTLMIRKLRKPLLRMEDHFEAIAHNNLSHDIELPSVPDFKPVIQQLRALHAKLAYGILERRENEEKAQTQRVSSLQNLAETVERELQIVVEAIIDQTSRLNSSAADMAASSQRVSTNSESVAAAAHEALANAETVSGASEELAASIREISRQIEEATSITTEANTSGIEAERTVLSLKDSVDRIGEVAELIADIAAQTNLLALNATIEAARAGDAGKGFAVVAQEVKNLANQTARSTEEITRQIGEIQQVTGSVVSTVQHMSENIRRIDQVASNVATSVHQQDSATQEIARNVIETATASNEVTEKISDVAQEADSNLERAESMNQIASEVDKSIAELRATLVRIVRTATPEVNRRRDPRFNIETRVQVSVNGETINGHTIDISKGGCKVKLQKPVKPGTRGTIRIDGPNITLSFEVENSREDVANLDFSASPDREKVLRPWLERQPQSRK, encoded by the coding sequence ATGCGGGATACGGGACCGGTAACAAACCGCGAAATCGAAATGGAAGACGGCAGCATTCTTGTTTCCCGGACAGATACCGGTGGCAAGATTGTATTTGCTAACAAGGATTTCGTCGAAATCAGTGGTTTTTCCGAAAGCGAGCTGATCGGGTCGGCACATAATATTGTCCGCCATCGCGACATGCCCAAGGAAGCCTTTGCAAATTTGTGGTCGACCATCAAGGCAGGTCGCCCCTGGCAGGGTATTGTTAAAAACCGCTGTAAAAATGGTGACCATTACTGGGTACGCGCCAATGTGACGCCCGTGGTCAATGACGGCAAGGTTGTTGGTTATATTTCCATTCGCACCAAGCCGACGGTCGAACAAAAACGTGAAGCCGAGCAAACCTATGCCGATTTGCGCAACAATGCCGGCAATAATGTCGCGCTTGATGATGGCCAGATCGTGCCCGACGGGTTTGGCGCACGGGTTAAAAATTACATCTCCAGCATTCGTGGCAGCCTGACCCTTGCTTTTGGCTCCATGGTTATTTTGATGGCGGCAATTGGCGGCTTTGGTATCTGGGCTGAACAGAATACCGAAAGCCATCTGGTTGATGTTTACGAAAAACGCGTCAAACCGCTGAACCTTCTGAAAGAAGTGTCAGACGATTACGCCGTTTTCATCGTTGATGCCGCGCATAAAGTGAATAATGGCAATTTTGACTGGGATACAGGCCTGAAAGGCATTGAAGCCGCGCAGGACCGGATTCACAGCAACATTGCCACCTATTCCAGCCAGGAACTGGGCCCGCGCGAACAGACCATTGTCAGCAAAATTACCGGCATGATGACATCGGCCGATGCGCTGGCAAAAAAACTTGAAGACAGCTTCCGCGCCAAGGACAAACCCGCCCTTAAGGCCCTGGTCGAACAGCAGCTTTATCAGACGATTGACCCGTTGACGGCCGCTATTGGCGAACTTGCCAACCTGCAAACAGAACTGACCGAAGAACGCGTTGCCCGCGCTGAAAGCAATTTCTATAGCGCGATTACCGTCAATATCGTGTTGCTGGGCATCGCGATTGCGCTAACGCTCCTGTACGGCACCCTGATGATTCGCAAACTGCGCAAGCCCCTTTTGCGTATGGAGGATCATTTTGAAGCCATTGCCCATAATAATCTGTCACACGATATCGAATTACCATCGGTTCCCGATTTCAAACCCGTGATTCAGCAATTGCGTGCCCTGCATGCCAAGCTGGCCTATGGCATCCTTGAACGGCGTGAAAACGAGGAAAAAGCCCAGACCCAGCGTGTTTCGTCCCTGCAGAATCTTGCAGAAACCGTTGAACGTGAATTGCAGATCGTGGTTGAAGCTATCATCGACCAGACATCACGGTTGAATTCGTCTGCCGCCGACATGGCCGCATCGTCGCAGCGTGTTTCAACCAATTCCGAAAGCGTTGCTGCCGCGGCACACGAAGCCCTTGCCAACGCCGAAACAGTATCGGGTGCATCCGAAGAACTGGCAGCTTCCATTCGCGAAATTTCGCGCCAGATCGAAGAAGCCACCTCGATCACCACTGAAGCCAATACTTCAGGTATTGAGGCAGAACGCACTGTTTTGTCACTAAAAGATAGTGTTGATCGCATCGGCGAAGTTGCCGAACTGATTGCCGATATCGCAGCACAAACCAACCTTCTCGCACTTAATGCAACGATTGAAGCAGCCCGAGCAGGCGATGCTGGCAAAGGCTTTGCCGTGGTGGCACAGGAAGTTAAAAACCTTGCCAACCAGACCGCCCGCTCGACCGAGGAAATCACCCGTCAGATTGGTGAGATCCAGCAGGTTACCGGATCGGTCGTTTCGACTGTTCAGCATATGAGTGAAAATATCCGCCGGATCGACCAGGTGGCATCGAATGTTGCCACATCGGTTCACCAGCAGGATAGCGCCACCCAGGAAATTGCCCGAAACGTTATTGAAACGGCAACCGCATCCAACGAGGTGACCGAAAAAATCAGCGACGTTGCCCAGGAAGCCGACAGCAACCTGGAACGTGCCGAAAGCATGAACCAGATCGCATCCGAAGTGGATAAAAGCATTGCCGAACTGCGTGCGACCCTGGTTCGTATCGTTCGTACGGCAACGCCGGAAGTCAACCGTCGCCGCGATCCGCGCTTTAATATCGAAACCCGTGTGCAGGTCAGCGTGAATGGTGAAACCATCAATGGCCACACCATCGATATTTCCAAGGGCGGGTGTAAGGTGAAACTGCAAAAACCGGTAAAACCGGGAACACGCGGTACCATTCGCATTGATGGCCCGAATATCACGCTGTCATTCGAGGTTGAAAACAGCCGTGAAGATGTCGCCAACCTTGATTTCAGCGCATCGCCCGATCGCGAAAAAGTTCTGCGCCCATGGCTGGAACGCCAGCCGCAAAGCCGGAAATAA
- a CDS encoding rhodanese-like domain-containing protein has protein sequence MVRDISCQEVASMIETSVPFTLVDVREAWELEICSIEGALHIPLGDIARRFDEIDTSKPVALLCHHGVRSRHAAMFLVSRGMTDIFNIAGGIEKWALDIAPEMSRYE, from the coding sequence ATGGTCCGGGATATTTCCTGTCAGGAAGTCGCAAGTATGATCGAAACTTCGGTTCCGTTCACGCTTGTTGATGTACGTGAGGCATGGGAACTGGAAATCTGTTCGATTGAAGGGGCCCTGCATATTCCGCTTGGCGATATTGCCCGCCGGTTTGACGAGATTGATACCAGCAAGCCAGTCGCACTTTTGTGCCATCATGGTGTGCGCAGCCGACATGCTGCGATGTTTCTGGTATCAAGGGGGATGACCGACATTTTCAATATTGCCGGTGGTATCGAAAAGTGGGCTTTGGATATCGCGCCGGAAATGTCACGATACGAATGA
- a CDS encoding aldo/keto reductase, protein MSLSRRTLADDLSFSTLAWGAWRLKNSPDINNGDDILRLVETALDLGITTIDHADIYGNYGCEELFGSALSQTPHLRQQMEIVTKCDIALVCDARPENRINHYNTTKEHIIASVESSLRNLRTDHIDTLLLHRPDPLMIADEVADAFGTLNRAGKVRYFGVSNFTPSQFNLLQSRLDTPLVTNQVECSVLELKPLFDGTFDLMQQNRISPMIWSPLGGSRLFRDKDDAVAAHLRPVLEEMRAKYNTPGIAEIAIAWLLSLPCKPIPVLGTMKPERLKDATTACDIKLERQDWFAILVAAQGHPVP, encoded by the coding sequence ATGTCGCTATCACGCCGAACACTTGCCGACGACCTTAGCTTTTCAACACTGGCCTGGGGTGCATGGCGCCTTAAAAACAGCCCGGACATCAATAATGGCGACGATATCCTGCGCCTTGTTGAAACAGCCCTTGATCTTGGCATCACCACCATTGATCACGCTGATATTTACGGCAATTACGGTTGCGAGGAATTATTTGGCAGCGCACTGTCGCAGACGCCGCATTTGCGCCAGCAAATGGAAATCGTCACCAAATGCGATATCGCGCTGGTTTGTGATGCACGGCCGGAAAACCGCATCAATCATTACAACACCACCAAAGAACATATCATCGCATCTGTCGAATCCTCGCTGCGCAATCTGCGCACCGACCATATCGATACCCTGCTTTTGCATCGGCCTGATCCGCTAATGATCGCCGATGAGGTCGCCGATGCCTTTGGCACTCTCAATCGTGCCGGCAAAGTTCGGTATTTCGGCGTTTCAAATTTCACGCCGTCACAATTCAATCTGCTGCAAAGCCGGCTTGATACGCCCCTTGTAACGAATCAGGTTGAATGCTCGGTACTGGAGCTTAAGCCCCTATTTGATGGCACCTTTGATTTGATGCAGCAAAATCGCATCAGCCCCATGATCTGGTCGCCATTGGGCGGATCACGCCTGTTTCGTGACAAGGATGATGCCGTTGCCGCACATCTGCGCCCGGTTCTGGAAGAAATGCGTGCCAAATACAATACCCCCGGCATCGCAGAAATCGCCATAGCGTGGCTTTTAAGCCTGCCCTGCAAACCCATCCCGGTATTGGGCACCATGAAGCCTGAACGCCTGAAAGACGCAACCACGGCCTGCGATATCAAGCTGGAACGCCAGGACTGGTTTGCCATCCTGGTAGCAGCCCAGGGGCACCCGGTTCCGTAA
- a CDS encoding protein-L-isoaspartate O-methyltransferase family protein, producing MDYQVARHNMVENQVRANKVTDPMVIAAMEEVPRELFLPESKRGVAYVDEDIAIGNGRYAVEPMVIARLMQLAEIATTDVALVIGAGYGYSSALLSRVAETVVAIEQDGAMAQAAEKIMQQNNYDNVIVVEGDAVAGYPKQSPYNVIMFDGAVAEVPEAILAQLAEGGRLLAVVREADKVGVARLYEREHGVIGHRDLFDAYVPYLPGFEPVESFVF from the coding sequence ATGGATTATCAAGTCGCGCGCCACAACATGGTGGAAAATCAGGTTCGTGCCAACAAGGTTACCGATCCTATGGTCATCGCAGCGATGGAAGAGGTCCCGCGCGAGCTGTTCTTGCCGGAAAGCAAACGCGGCGTTGCCTATGTTGACGAAGACATTGCCATTGGCAATGGCCGTTATGCCGTCGAGCCGATGGTTATTGCCCGTCTGATGCAGTTGGCCGAAATCGCCACGACCGATGTCGCCCTGGTGATCGGTGCCGGTTATGGTTATTCCAGCGCATTGCTTTCGCGTGTTGCGGAAACCGTTGTCGCGATCGAGCAGGACGGTGCCATGGCGCAGGCCGCGGAAAAGATCATGCAGCAGAACAACTATGACAATGTCATCGTTGTAGAAGGGGATGCCGTTGCCGGTTATCCGAAACAGTCACCTTACAATGTCATCATGTTTGACGGTGCAGTTGCCGAGGTTCCCGAAGCAATTCTTGCACAGCTTGCCGAAGGTGGCCGTCTTCTGGCTGTGGTGCGCGAAGCCGACAAGGTTGGCGTTGCCCGCCTTTACGAACGTGAACATGGCGTTATTGGCCATCGTGACCTGTTTGATGCCTATGTTCCTTACCTGCCTGGTTTTGAACCGGTCGAAAGTTTTGTATTCTAA
- a CDS encoding TolC family outer membrane protein, with the protein MIKRFLLTCSILATAGVISTGASAETLDDALAKAYQSNPTLEAGRAQLRATDEEISQALSNWRPTVQLNGSAGIRKLDVDTDQAATTRDSTLNPYEVGLNVSQPLYRGGRTEAETERADARIKSQRAGLRSTEQTVFLNVATAYFNVLRDTAVVELNQNNIRVLERQLEATRDRFSVGEVTRTDVSQGEARLAGAKADLIAAQGTLANTRAVYERLVGNAPTDLKIPDPLGGLPTSVKQVIETASAQHPDVLQAQFSEDAAHDDIRLSEGALYPVVSLSAGVSRSSEASSEDTTTDTAEVLAEVTVPIYQQGAEYSSIRAAKQTAGQARLVVDQTRREVIESATSAWENLVTARASIESQQAEVSAAEVALDGVQREASVGSRTVLDVLDQEQELLQARVSLVQSRRDAAVAEFQVKAAIGALNAQVLGLPVEIYDVEQNYNKVKDQLWGSD; encoded by the coding sequence ATGATAAAACGGTTCTTGCTCACCTGTAGCATTCTGGCGACTGCCGGTGTGATCTCTACGGGGGCGTCTGCTGAAACCCTCGATGATGCGCTTGCCAAAGCATATCAGAGCAATCCGACCCTGGAAGCCGGACGGGCACAATTGCGTGCGACCGATGAAGAAATCTCCCAGGCTCTTTCCAATTGGCGTCCTACTGTTCAGTTGAACGGCAGTGCCGGTATTCGCAAGCTTGACGTCGATACCGACCAGGCCGCGACGACCCGCGATTCGACGCTGAACCCCTATGAGGTCGGTCTGAATGTCAGCCAGCCGCTTTATCGTGGCGGCCGGACCGAAGCTGAAACCGAACGGGCCGATGCGCGCATCAAATCGCAGCGTGCAGGTCTTCGTTCGACGGAACAGACAGTATTTTTGAATGTTGCCACGGCTTATTTCAACGTTCTGCGGGATACCGCCGTTGTTGAACTCAACCAGAACAACATTCGCGTTCTTGAGCGCCAGCTTGAAGCAACCCGTGACCGTTTCTCGGTGGGTGAAGTTACCCGTACCGACGTTTCGCAGGGTGAAGCCCGCCTTGCCGGCGCCAAGGCCGACTTGATCGCAGCCCAGGGTACGCTTGCAAATACCCGTGCGGTATATGAACGCCTTGTTGGCAATGCCCCGACCGATCTGAAAATTCCGGATCCGCTCGGTGGTCTGCCGACCAGCGTCAAGCAGGTGATTGAAACCGCCAGTGCCCAGCACCCCGATGTTCTGCAGGCGCAGTTCTCGGAAGATGCTGCACATGACGATATCCGACTGAGCGAAGGTGCCCTTTATCCGGTCGTCAGCCTGAGCGCGGGCGTTTCGCGCAGCAGCGAGGCGTCTTCGGAAGACACCACGACCGATACGGCCGAAGTTCTGGCCGAAGTAACGGTTCCGATCTATCAGCAGGGTGCGGAATATTCCAGCATCCGCGCAGCCAAGCAGACAGCCGGTCAGGCCCGTCTGGTTGTGGATCAGACCCGTCGTGAAGTTATCGAAAGCGCAACCAGCGCTTGGGAAAATCTTGTAACGGCACGTGCCAGCATCGAAAGCCAGCAGGCTGAAGTTTCGGCTGCTGAAGTTGCTCTTGATGGTGTTCAGCGCGAAGCGTCTGTTGGTTCGCGTACCGTTCTTGACGTTCTTGACCAGGAACAGGAACTGCTGCAGGCACGTGTGTCGCTGGTGCAGTCACGCCGTGATGCCGCAGTTGCCGAATTCCAGGTTAAAGCCGCAATTGGCGCCCTGAACGCACAAGTTCTTGGTTTGCCGGTTGAAATTTACGATGTCGAACAGAACTATAATAAAGTTAAGGATCAATTGTGGGGATCTGATTGA
- a CDS encoding valine--tRNA ligase, whose product MLDKTYSPADVESKLYEKWEKSGAFAAHPESKENPYVIMMPPPNVTGSLHMGHALTFTLQDILVRYNRMSGKDTLWQPGTDHAGIATQMVVERQLGAQNVTRHDLGREKFVEKVWEWKEQSGGTITNQLRHLGASPDWPRERFTMDEGLSSAVRKVFVTLHKQGLIYRDKRLVNWDPKLLTAISDLEVVQKEVKGHFWHFKYPIEGREGEFITVATTRPETMLGDTAVAVHPDDERYTDLVGKYCILPIVGRRIRIVADEYADPEKGSGAVKITPAHDFNDFEVGQRNDLEKINILDDNACINDNAPEEYRGLDRFKARELIIAKMEELGLVEKIEETVHMVPYGDRSNVVIEPYLTDQWFVNAAVLAKPATEAVEDGRIRFVPKNWENTYYEWMRNIQPWCISRQLWWGHRIPAWFGPDGTIFVEETEEEAFAAAKAHYGKDVALDQETDVLDTWFSSALWPFSTLGWPENTPELGKYYPGDVLVTGFDIIFFWVARMIMMGMHFMDGQVPFRDIYIHALVRDEHGQKMSKSKGNVIDPLDLISEYGCDALRMTLTALAAQGRDIKLATSRVEGYRNFATKIWNAARFCEMNECQVVDGFDPKSVKTTLNRWIVGKVAEAAKTVSTAIENYRFNDAAGGAYQFVWGTFCDWYLELAKPVFMGDDADAKAETRATAAWVLDQILLILHPVMPFITEELWAQTSDKHTGLLMSQAWPVLGDDLIDTSVESEMDLALRLIGNIRGVRSEMNVPPSAEVPIYLVEASDAMKAAITAQEAQVKRLARVASINLVGQDQVETVAKGAIQTVVDGVPVFVSVADFIDVAAEKSRLEKEIDKIGKYIKAQEGKLSNERFVSRAPEEIVAAEKAKLEEARNTLGKLQEGYDRIAAM is encoded by the coding sequence ATGTTGGATAAGACCTACAGCCCGGCCGACGTGGAAAGCAAACTCTACGAAAAATGGGAAAAATCCGGGGCCTTTGCCGCCCATCCGGAAAGCAAAGAAAATCCCTATGTCATTATGATGCCGCCGCCCAACGTGACCGGTAGCCTGCATATGGGCCATGCCCTGACATTTACCCTGCAGGACATTCTGGTGCGTTATAACCGCATGAGCGGCAAGGACACCCTGTGGCAGCCCGGCACCGACCATGCCGGTATCGCAACCCAGATGGTGGTTGAGCGCCAGCTGGGTGCCCAGAACGTCACCCGTCATGACCTTGGACGTGAAAAATTCGTCGAAAAGGTTTGGGAATGGAAAGAACAGTCCGGCGGGACCATTACCAACCAGTTGCGCCATCTTGGCGCGTCGCCCGATTGGCCGCGTGAACGTTTTACGATGGATGAAGGCCTTTCATCGGCTGTTCGCAAGGTGTTTGTCACCCTGCATAAACAGGGCCTGATCTATCGTGACAAGCGTCTGGTAAACTGGGACCCCAAGCTTCTGACCGCAATTTCTGACCTTGAAGTTGTACAGAAAGAGGTCAAAGGCCATTTCTGGCATTTCAAATATCCGATTGAAGGCCGCGAGGGTGAATTCATCACCGTGGCAACTACCCGCCCGGAAACCATGCTGGGCGATACGGCGGTTGCTGTTCACCCCGATGATGAACGTTATACCGATCTGGTTGGAAAATATTGCATTCTTCCGATCGTTGGGCGTCGTATCCGCATTGTGGCCGATGAATATGCTGATCCGGAAAAAGGTTCGGGTGCTGTTAAAATCACCCCGGCGCATGACTTCAATGACTTTGAAGTGGGACAGCGCAATGACCTTGAAAAGATCAACATCCTCGATGATAACGCCTGCATTAACGATAATGCACCAGAAGAATATCGTGGTCTTGACCGCTTCAAGGCGCGTGAACTGATCATCGCGAAAATGGAAGAACTCGGTCTTGTCGAAAAGATCGAGGAAACCGTTCACATGGTTCCCTATGGTGATCGTTCCAACGTTGTCATCGAACCCTATCTGACCGATCAGTGGTTTGTGAATGCAGCGGTGCTGGCGAAACCGGCGACCGAAGCAGTTGAAGATGGCCGTATCCGTTTTGTCCCGAAAAACTGGGAAAACACCTATTATGAATGGATGCGCAACATCCAGCCCTGGTGTATTTCACGCCAGCTTTGGTGGGGGCATCGTATTCCGGCGTGGTTTGGTCCGGATGGCACCATCTTTGTTGAAGAAACCGAAGAAGAAGCCTTCGCTGCGGCCAAAGCCCATTATGGCAAGGATGTCGCGCTTGATCAGGAAACGGATGTTCTTGATACCTGGTTTTCATCGGCATTGTGGCCGTTCTCGACCCTTGGCTGGCCGGAAAACACCCCGGAACTGGGCAAATACTATCCGGGTGATGTGCTGGTTACCGGTTTTGACATTATTTTCTTCTGGGTTGCCCGGATGATCATGATGGGCATGCATTTCATGGACGGGCAGGTGCCATTCCGTGACATTTACATTCATGCCCTGGTCCGTGACGAACACGGGCAGAAAATGTCAAAATCCAAGGGTAACGTCATCGATCCGCTGGATCTGATTTCGGAATATGGCTGCGACGCGCTGCGCATGACCCTGACCGCACTTGCAGCCCAGGGCCGTGATATTAAGCTGGCGACCTCGCGCGTTGAAGGTTACCGCAATTTCGCGACCAAAATCTGGAATGCGGCGCGTTTCTGCGAAATGAATGAATGCCAGGTGGTTGATGGTTTTGACCCCAAATCGGTCAAAACCACGTTGAACCGCTGGATCGTTGGCAAAGTCGCTGAAGCAGCCAAAACCGTTTCAACCGCCATTGAAAACTATCGTTTCAATGATGCGGCAGGCGGGGCATATCAGTTTGTCTGGGGCACCTTCTGTGATTGGTATCTGGAACTGGCAAAGCCTGTTTTCATGGGAGATGACGCCGATGCCAAGGCTGAAACCCGTGCGACTGCGGCCTGGGTTCTGGATCAGATTTTGCTGATCCTGCATCCTGTCATGCCGTTCATCACCGAAGAACTTTGGGCGCAGACCAGTGATAAACACACAGGCCTTCTGATGTCGCAGGCATGGCCGGTTCTGGGTGATGATCTGATCGACACCAGCGTTGAATCGGAAATGGATCTCGCACTGCGTTTGATCGGCAATATCCGTGGTGTTCGTTCGGAAATGAATGTTCCGCCATCTGCCGAAGTGCCGATTTATCTGGTGGAAGCATCGGATGCCATGAAGGCGGCAATCACTGCGCAGGAAGCCCAGGTTAAACGTCTGGCGCGTGTTGCCAGCATCAATCTGGTTGGTCAGGACCAGGTCGAAACCGTTGCCAAGGGAGCGATCCAGACCGTTGTTGATGGTGTACCGGTTTTCGTTTCGGTTGCTGATTTCATTGACGTTGCGGCTGAAAAGTCCCGTCTTGAAAAGGAAATCGACAAGATCGGCAAATATATCAAGGCACAGGAAGGCAAGCTTTCCAATGAACGCTTTGTCAGCCGCGCGCCCGAAGAGATTGTCGCTGCTGAAAAAGCCAAACTGGAAGAAGCCCGCAATACGCTTGGCAAGCTTCAGGAAGGTTACGACCGTATTGCTGCCATGTAA